Proteins encoded within one genomic window of Agelaius phoeniceus isolate bAgePho1 chromosome 9, bAgePho1.hap1, whole genome shotgun sequence:
- the NDUFB8 gene encoding NADH dehydrogenase [ubiquinone] 1 beta subcomplex subunit 8, mitochondrial, with amino-acid sequence MAAGALRGVLWPRAAAGLRAARAALAAPLGARAASEMSKDMLPGPYPRTPEERAAAAKKYNMRVEDYQPYPDDGLGYGDYPMLPNKSQYERDPWYQWDQPDMRHNWGEPMHWDFDMYIRNRVDTSPTVVPWHTMSKHFLLFLSIMLIMFGLGEIYPSYRPVGPKQYPFNDLYLERGGDPNKKPPAVIHYEI; translated from the exons ATGGCGGCGGGCGCTCTCCGCGGTGTCCTCTGGCCCCGGGCGGCCGccgggctcagggcggcccggGCCGCCTTGGCGGCGCCTTTGGGGGCGCGGGCGG CCTCGGAGATGTCCAAGGACATGCTGCCTGGGCCGTATCCGCGGACTCCGGAGGAGCGGGCGGCCGCTGCGAAGAAGTACAACATGCGGGTGGAGGACTATCAGCCCTACCCCGACGATGGCTTGGG GTATGGTGACTATCCCATGCTCCCTAATAAGTCTCAATACGAGAGGGACCCCTGGTACCAGTGGGACCAGCCAGACATGAGGCACAACTGGGGTGAGCCG ATGCACTGGGATTTTGACATGTACATTCGGAACCGGGTTGATACATCCCCCACTGTTGTTCCCTGGCACACCATGAGCAAAcacttccttctctttttgAGCATAATGCTGATCATGTTTGGTCTTGGAGAGATCTACCCATCCTACAGGCCTGTG GGACCGAAGCAATATCCCTTCAATGACCTGTATCTGGAGAGAGGAGGAGACCCCAATAAAAAGCCACCAGCGGTGATACACTATGAAATTTGA
- the HIF1AN gene encoding hypoxia-inducible factor 1-alpha inhibitor has translation MAAASSSSSSSSSSSSSSSSSSSCSSSAAAAGCREGPAVAAGPGWSDSQFRRYSFETRPIPRLSHSDPRAEELIENEEPVVLTDTNLVYPALKWDLDYLQENIGNGDFSVYSASTHKFLYYDEKKMANFKNFKPKSSREEMKFAEFVDRLKEIQQKGSAERLYLQQTLNDTVGRKIVVDFLGFNWNWINKQQGKRGWGQLTSNLLLIGMEGNVTPAHYDEQQNFFAQIKGYKRCILFPPDQFECLYPYPVHHPCDRQSQVDFDNPDYEKFPNFRNVVGYETVVGPGDVLYIPMYWWHHIESLLNGGITITVNFWYKGAPTPKRIEYPLKAHQKVAIMRNIEKMLGEALGNPQEVGPLLNMMIKGRYD, from the exons ATGGCGGCGgcctcgtcctcctcctcctcctcttcctcttcttcttcctcctcctcctcctcttcctcctgctcctcctcggCGGCCGCCGCGGGTTGCCGGGAGGGTCCGGCGGTGGCGGCAGGGCCCGGCTGGAGCGACTCCCAGTTCCGCCGCTACTCGTTCGAGACGCGGCCCATCCCGCGGCTCAGCCACAGCGACCCCCGCGCCGAGGAGCTCATCGAGAACGAG GAGCCAGTGGTGCTGACAGATACAAATCTGGTTTATCCTGCTCTGAAATGGGACCTGGACTACCTCCAGGAAAACATTGGCAACGGGGACTTCTCAGTGTATAGTGCCAGCACACACAAGTTTTTGTACTatgatgagaaaaaaatggCCAATTTTAAGAACTTCAAACCCAAGTCAAGTAGGGAAGAAATGAAGTTTGCCGAGTTTGTGGACAGACTCAAAGAAATACAACAAAAAGGGAGTGCTGAGAG GCTATATCTACAGCAAACACTGAATGACACAGTTGGAAGGAAGATTGTAGTGGATTTCCTTGGCTTCAACTGGAACTGGATTAACAAGCAGCAAGGGAAACGTGGCTGGGGTCAACTGACTTCTAACTTGCTTCTTATTGGCATGGAAG GGAATGTGACACCAGCTCATTATGACGAGCAACAGAACTTCTTTGCTCAGATTAAGGGTTACAAGAGGTGTATCCTGTTTCCTCCTGATCAGTTTGAATGCCTCTACCCTTATCCTGTGCACCATCCATGTGACAGACAGAGCCAG GTGGACTTTGACAATCCTGACTATGAGAAGTTTCCAAACTTCCGGAATGTGGTTGGCTATGAGACGGTGGTGGGTCCTGGGGATGTGCTGTACATACCTATGTACTG GTGGCACCACATTGAGTCTCTCCTGAATGGGGGGATTACCATCACTGTGAACTTCTGGTACAAG GGTGCCCCAACCCCAAAGAGAATTGAGTATCCCTTAAAGGCTCATCAGAAAGTGGCAATAATGAGGAACATTGAGAAGATGCTGGGAGAAGCCTTAGGAAATCCACAAGAG